The Anolis carolinensis isolate JA03-04 chromosome 2, rAnoCar3.1.pri, whole genome shotgun sequence genome has a window encoding:
- the ccdc137 gene encoding coiled-coil domain-containing protein 137, with amino-acid sequence MGKARSPAPTPRGGQMKKKIDSKPKCLDDQEIPYRLREIMKSREELKKPKTKKKKKLVNKETPDVPDSNIPVPKFRRRKGEAAASYMRRMERETQHVWYLTKNQLQREPEKEEVVQKKSQKKKEFQQKKMDKIRKQKEEKKAEMLEKELFKDSVKFGDFALQPPTLTAKPKKSKDKAGQRQLLLTSLFSSGSKASTPKTTYSSLARQRIVQEERERVVKAYRDIKKQKQQQKLLTDSKLVMDKLKNPA; translated from the exons ATGGGCAAAGCGAGGAGTCCGGCGCCCACGCCGCGGGGAGG acaaatgaagaagaaaattGACTCAAAGCCCAAATGCTTAGATGACCAAGAAATTCCATATCGATTGCGGGAAATTATGAAGAGTCGTGAGGAATTAAAGAAACCTAAgaccaagaagaaaaagaaactgg TGAACAAAGAAACACCTGATGTACCAGACAGCAACATACCAGTGCCGAAATTCAGGAGAAGGAAAGGGGAGGCAGCTGCTTCCTATATGCGGCGCATGGAGCGGGAGACTCAACACGTGTGGTATCTCACCAAAAACCAGCTGCAGCGTGAACCTGAGAAAGAAGAAGTCGTCCAGAAAAAGTCTCAGAAGAAAAAAGA ATTTCAACAGAAGAAGATGGATAAAATCCGTaagcaaaaagaagagaaaaaagcagaaatgcTGGAGAAGGAATTATTCAAAG ATTCTGTGAAGTTTGGAGACTTTGCCTTACAACCCCCAACACTTACAGCAAAACCCAAAAAGAGTAAAGACAAG GCTGGCCAGAGACAGCTTCTGCTCACATCTCTTTTCAGCTCTGGTAGTAAAGCATCCACCCCAAAAACAACATATTCATCTCTTGCTCGCCAAAGGATTGTGCAAGAGGAGCGAGAGCGGGTTGTGAAAGCTTACCGGGACATAAAGaaacagaagcagcagcagaagttACTGACTGACAGCAAGCTTGTTATGGACAAACTGAAGAATCCAGCTTGA